The Theobroma cacao cultivar B97-61/B2 chromosome 1, Criollo_cocoa_genome_V2, whole genome shotgun sequence genome contains the following window.
AAGCCGTTGTATGTAGATGAAGCTACGGCAAATGGGTCCCGACCAAGTGTGGCCAGAGTGTGTATTGAATATGACTGCAGGCAGCCGCTCGTGGAGGAGGTTTGGATTGTTATCCGAAACAGAGAAACGGGGGCCGTTACAGGTGGTTATTCTCAGAGAGTAGATTTTTCAAGATTATCGGATTATTGTAATCATTGCTTTCATGTGGGGCATAAGGAATCGGAATGCTTGGTTTTGGGTAACCGGTCATCTAATAAAAAATCTAGTGAAAAAAATGCTACGGACTCAATAAAACAGCTGAACGGGATGTTTGGTCATGTAGACCACAAAACTATAGAGGAGCGACTGAAGGGGACTGAAGGAAGGGCTACGGTCATcggagaaaaaagaaaaaatctggGCGATGAGGTACCAGCCAAACAAAGTCAACGTTGGTAGGAGGTTGGGACACATGTGCGGCCGGTTATGGAAGGAAATAATAAGGCAGAAAAGTTTTTACTAGCTAAGGAAGCTGATCGGGATCCAGACTTGAGCCGATATGCAGTTTTGGAATCCTTGGAGGAACCCGAACAATTGAATCGAGTAAAACAGGGGCAAACAGGGGAGGAGAATAGTGTCGAGGATCGACCGCACGTTTCTCAGCATCCTTCAGGTAAGAGGCAGCCCAGATCGGACCTTTCGTTTTCTATAAAAGACGGCAAAAGTGGCGGCCAGCGGGGAGGAACAACTTCAGACGAACCTGCAGCAGCGACGCAACATACAATGCGGTCCAGAGGGCAGAAACTAGTCCACAAGTTAGTCCAGGTAAATGACAGCAATACACTGCTGGCCACAGACAGATAGCAAGAAGAAGGTGTGGGCAGCCACCGTGAAGCAGTAGATGAGGAGACGATGTGCGCAGACGACCGGGACGGTGAATAAGAGTTACCGAAGGGAGTCAGGATGGTGACAGCACGTCCAGCAAAGTCAAATCTCGGGGAGGACATAGTGCATGTTTCCTTTCACGTGCATGGAGTGCATGCGCAAGAGAGAAATACCGAAAAAGATACAGAGTTTACCGGCCCAAAcaccaaaagagaaaaagagccTACCGAGGCAGCAGCAACAGCAGAAGCAGGCAAGATAGACGTACGTCATTCCAACGTAAATGACTAGTGGGACCTAGCAAACAGTGGCTCGAACATAAGGGAAAAGGACTTGACAGCAACCGCAGAGGAGGATGAGACTTTGGTGCCTAAACCAATGCAGGAGGGAGAgggtaaaatttcaaaaaattattttactaaGTAGTCAACTCAAGCAGAATTTTTATTGAAGGGGATTGACAAGCAGATGGCAGAGAAACCTTTGGCCATTGTGCCAAGGGCTACTGAAATGGACGGCTGAAGCAAAAAGgtcaaaagtaaaaataaaaaaaaagtcaacaaAAGCGTGCTAACGGGATGGTAGACACTTGTCTGCATGAGGGGAGCGAACAATGCCCAGAAAATGAATTTCTTGACTATGAGCCCTTGGCCACGGTACCGGCTCCTGTTGAAGTTGATGGCTCAATGGCACCAGCAGCGGGAAGGTTAGTCACAACGACTTTTTCACAAGGGGAAGGACAGAAAACATTAGAAAGGTCAGAACGTGGCAGTTGACATGGCTGAAGGTAGTGGAGAATACAGCCCATTAGTGGGACCGGGTGCATGTCAGACAAGGAGTGCAAATTGACATATTTGGGTTTTTTCCATCagatgcatgctcacatgacAGAATGGAAGACAATGTTGATAATTCTCCAAACTTGGAGTCCGCCTCAAGCAAGTGCATgcacaataaaaaattaagtgatATTCCTTTTGTCCCCTCCTTTTTCGGAACAAATTACACAAAAATAGAAGTTCATCCTCGGGTACGACGTCAAAGACATTTAGACACTGAAAGTTTCAATtgacaaaatattcaatttagtttcaGATAAAGTCGTAGACatgagagaaaatgatgaggCCTCGGATAAAGATGTCGTATCGGTGAACTTTGCAGCTAGTTGGGAACGCGAGAGGTATTTCTAGCACTCTAATCTAGAGAAGAATCAAGAAATTGCAGGtgttgtaaaaataaaaattttagtcGTTTTATTATCTCAATGTAATAGTAGGGAATATCTGTTTTACATTAGCATCAAAAGTTATGCACGTAAAATAAATTTCCTTACTCTAGGCGTATCTCTGAAATTTTCTTATGTTCATGTAACATAGAGGCACGAATTAGATCCCCTCTTTTGCACTTTTTATTtcgtatttaataaatttaataggGTAGCTTGGCCTTGTGTGATTTTCCagcttttttaaaaaaaaaaccttttagTTATCGATGTCACTAGACAACATAAAGGATGGTGGGATAATTATCTTACCACAAAACAGCAAGAAGAAATattaaaagctaaaaaaaaaaggatgatgaaggaaataacATCCTCGATGAACAAAGAAGAGAAATCCAAGATGTTGTTGCAACATTTGTATTTCCAATCTTGAAACACTTTCTAGGAGACCTTTCCAATCTTAAAGATAGAAACTCAGAATTATTGTCAAATTTAAAATGCAAAAGATTAATAGATTTTAAATGGTACATTGACATATTTATGACAAGAGTAATGCAAAGATCTGATAATCAACAACCTttctgaaaacaaaaattcttAGTAGGATTTCATACACTATTAGGAGAAAAAGTTAGAAAACAGATAAGGGAAACTTATAAAGGAATAATCCCTTATGAATAATATCTTACATGTGGCGAACTTATAAGTTTCACCCAAAAAGAAGGGTTAAAAATTTGCCATgatttaaaacttcaaaaataattaaaaaaggagAGATATCTATGTAGAAAAGAATTAGGGTCATTTTGTCAACAATTTGATATCAACCATGAACCTTCTTCTTTTAAAACTTGTTGTCCtgcaaaaccaaaacaaatgaaatataaaaaattactctAGATTATtacaaaaaaccaaaatacaAGAGGTATAGAAGAGAGAAACAAAAgcgtgaagaagaaaatagaatagacaaaacaataaaatgtTTCAGATGTGGAAAATTTGGtcacatttcaaaattttacaaaagaagaagaaaatcaatGAACTTCACCTAGATGGagaaattgaacaaaaaattaatgaaattttactAGAATCAACAACATCAGACTATGAGACGTATGAAAACATAGAATCTTTAAGTGAGTTCCAAATAGATGAAATACAAACTACATCTCAATCTTCAATAGATggtgaaaaacaaattaatgtcTTAACCAAAGACCAAGAACTCATGATTGAcattattgataaaatttagGACTCAACATTGAAAAGGGAAtatttgagaaattaaaaatttcaatgaaagagaaaacaaaaaacccaTAATCACAAATCAAGAACACATGTATAATATAAAGGATATTATATTTGACAAATATAAATCCTCTAAACCAAAACAAATCGTAAATGCagaattataataaaaaatttagaaaacaaaaatggaaatttCCAAGCTTAGGAGTGACcaaagtgaaattaaaaacCAAATAGAATTCttacaaaattcaaaaatttcaattgaaAATCCTTCTTCAGATATAGAAATAAAGCCAAAAGAATCACAAGAATATATGATTGTTCTTATAGAAGTATAAATACAAAGATACTTGATTAAAATACACCTTTTAATCAACAATAATTTCAACTAGAAACGATAGCACTATTTAATACTGGTGTAgaccaaaattttattagagaAGGGATGATTCTAGCAAAATATTATGACAAAACATTAGAAGGCCTTAAAATTGTTGCTGGTGGTAAGCTCAAAGTTACGTATAAAATTCCTAATGTAGAAATCTGCAATAATagaatcaaattcaaaacaCCTTTTCTAATGATAAGAAATATAATGCAAGATGTCATATTAGGCACACTATTCATATCTTTACTTAAACCATATAAAGTTACAAATCAAGCAATTActactaaaatattaaaaaccaaagtaatttttcatttcatagaaaaccaaaataaGAAATCTCAACTTACTAAAATCTTTATCTATCCATATGAGTCAAATTAATTCTCTAAttaatcataaacaaaaataaattacttatttaaaagaaaaaatctctTTTAAAAGGATAAATGAACAATCAGGTGTTAAATTTGTTCAACAAAAAGTCAGacaaatcaaaaaagaaattgaaaatacAATTTGTTTTGATACTTTTAATGCTTTTTGAGATAAAACAAGACATGAAATAGATTTACCCGATGAAAaggattttgatgaaaaacaaCTTGTTACTAAAGCAAGACCAATTTAGATGAacaaagaaattgaagaattcTGTAAGAAAGAATTACAGGATCTTCTCGAAAAGAAACTCATAAGAAAAAGCAACTCACTTTGGAGCTGTTCTACTTTCTATGTTATAAAAAATGTAGAACTAGAAAGAGGAACACCAAGATTAGTAATAAATTACAAACAGTTAAACAAGGCATTAAAATGGATCAGATATCCAATCCTAGAGAAAAAAGAtttactacaaaaattatgtaatgcaaatattttctcaaaatttgacATGAAATCAAGGTTTTAGCAAAtccaaatcaaagaaaatgaaaggtaTAAAATAACATTTACTGTCATTTTTGACCAATATGAATGGAATGTCATGCCATTTGGATTAAAAAATGCACAATTAGAGCTCCAAAGGATAATGAATGAAATATTTAGTCCATACTCCCAATTTAccattattttcataaatgaTGTCTTAGTATATTCTGAGAATTTAGAAAAACACTTTAAACATCTCAAGacttttatcaaaataatcaaaaaaaatGGATTGGTAGTCtccaaattcaaaattaacttGTTCCAAAccaaagtaagatttttaggTTATTATGTAACCCAAGGAACCATTACgtcaataaaataatccataaattttgcaaaaaaatttCCTGACCAAATTCTAGACAAAACCCAACTCCAAAGATTCTTAAGAAGTCTCAATTATGTCATTAATTTCTATTCAGACCTTAACAAAATCTATAAACCTTTACATGATAGGTTCAACAAGAATCCTACGCCTCGGGTATTATTGCACATATTGATCTTGTCAAGCAAATAAAATCACATATTAAAGAATTCCCTTGTTTACATCTAGTTGACCCAAGAACCCTAAAAATAGTAGAAATAGATACCTTAGACATAAGATATGTGGGTATTCTCAAGCAAGTTCAAAATCATAAGGAACAAGTAGTTCAATTCACCTTAAAACATTGGACGCATACCCAGCAAAATTATAGCACTAtcaaaaaagatattttatcaattgttttatgcatttcaaaatttcaaagtaaTTTCCTcaatcaaaaatttcttttatagatTGATTGCAATTGGCAAAAGAAGCTTTACAAAAAGATGTCTAAAATATTGCTTCGAAATAGATTTTTGCCATATggcaaacaattttaattatatttgacTTTGATATTGAATATATCAAAGggtaatcaaattttttaccTGATTTTCTTACCAGAGAATTTTTACAGGAAAAAACTTGCTACAAAAATTGAGtgatcaaaaagaaaaaaaagagaaaaaaaaggaatccATTTCCCAAAATCTTTCCCAAAAACCAATCAAATCATGGTACGAAATTTGTATTCAAAAAACTAAACAAAAGGGAGAAAGCTTATAAAAAATACctaaaacttattaaaatgcCCAAGATCCAAATAAGCTTGACTCACAAATCAAAAAATAGATTGAGACTTTTACCCAATCCCCAAAAGTAGCTTTGGCACTTGCCACTCAAATCAAAGAGGATGTTTCTTTTAAACAAATTGTTGTTGATGTATTAGAATcctcaaaaggaaaagaggtTATTTGCACAAGCCTAAACCTCTCTAAACTATTTTCGTAACATCACAAACAATGTCCTTTTTCCATAAGAGTTCTACTCAATATTTTCACGAAAAGTCCTTCCAAAAAGTCTTACTAATTAAGGaaggattttataaaaaatctcCTAATGTTGCAATTCGAAAAGCCTTCCAAATATGGCATTACAAACCATGGGATCTTCAGAAACCCCAACAGTATTATGAAAACATTCTCATCTAAATAGAGTCTGTATAGTTTAAACACTATGCAAAAAAAGGTGACTTCGAATTCATTGCTCACTCGACAGCCCCAATTTTGAAAGTATTAAGGCCCATAGATTGTGGAGAAAACCCAAacttacataaaaaatttcctACCAAATTTACAATGAGAACAGGCCAACACATGTTTTTCAATTGTTGAGACTATTAGCAAGCCTGATTCAATACcttcatttttaataataaacatACCAGACATTCTTGGCtagtatttttcaaatatggAAACCAATATAAATTACCATTATGGTTTACCCGCTGGTGAAATTGGTATGGGCCATTAAGAGAGATCCTTCCTCCCAAAAGTGccaaaattttttcatgaaCCAAATCAGGACAAATTACATGTCTTTATCcactttttctcaaaattaacCATTTGATGGATAGCTTCATGGGATTATACATATGATGTTGATCACCAAAATGATGCCCCCACAACAATCCGAACTTTCAAGACCAAGTGGTGGGACAAACTTGataatagaaaatatgatgaacaatattttaataacTGGTTTAACAAGAACACAACATTATGCAAGACGGCTACCTCAGATCAAGAAGTTGCAAGATTTTTACAAGCAGAATCAAATGCAAGTGCACTACTTGCCcaagcaaaaaagaaacaagaatacaagaaaataatGACAGAAATGATTCAGTCCATCAACTTTGACGAAGAAGATGAATAATAACATGAGACTTCTGACTCATCCATCAAAACTGTTGACTTGGACCAAGATGAAGACTACATGCTACTAAGAAAGAGTaagaagttaaaaaaaaagtttggaAAAGCCTACAAAAACATCTTTTTACACCAAGAAAAAACATTCTGAAGAATACAAAAGCATATCAGAAGCAACCAAGACCACTAAGGCTGCAAAAAGTATCAGTGgcctaaatttcaaaaataaaagacatCTTTGAAGCCTACAGAGAAGGCATCTTTAAAGCTTGCAAAgcatttccaaattttcaaaatatctCTGACATTGCAAATAAAAGACAAAAGCATCTCTGAAGAGCAAAAGAGACAAAAGCATCCTTAAAATTTGCAGGGcatcttcaaattttcaaaaggcACTTTTGAAGCTGTAGGGCATcttcaacaaatttcaaaaagaaaaagaaaatttcaacatttcattcaatccttgtaaaatttttagaaagatAAACATttgtaaaatgtttaaatgaacaaagaaattaaagcAAACTAGAATTGCTCCCATTGTATTCTATAAAAGGCTTCCATTGTATTTTGAGGGGGCAAAGCCAGAATTGCTTTTATAAAAGCTTCTCTAGAATAACTTTTCCtggaatgaaaattttggacctttttctttaagtattctttaaattttaattttctttattgtgAAACAAACTTGTATCCAGTGTTCCTATTGCACCACTTTTAGTCAAACTTTATTAATCTCTATTAGCCAGCTATTTGGCAATCCTACGGGTGATctggtatatatatacatatacatatgtatatgtacatatacatatgtatatgtatatatcacACTGACAAAGAGCAACATGATTTTGCAAGCTTTCACCCCCACCTTACCCTACTCCCACCCCAACTTGTAATATATATGCAAAAATGATTCCTGAGGCTTTGATTTTGTCCAAAATTCTTGTAGCAAATGACATTTATTGTTTGATAATATACAATTTAGAAAAAATTCAACCATAGCCACTTTGCACTTAATCACAAGATGGAAGATTGAGCATGTTTTATTGTGTCAATACTTATGATTGAGAATGTTGTTTGTATAGCATAgattagaaacaaaaatgaaaatgcttGTTTGCTAAATTATGTTATTTTCAGACAATTTTAGGAATATTGACTTTAAGGGAAAAAATGGATACAAATCCACACTTGTAAGCACAAATTTGAGAgtctaaaatttaaaacttcaaatgaCAAATTCATGGTTAAAGATCCATATGAATGACATACAAAATGTAGTAAAATGCACATATGTTGTTAAAAGTTCAAAGGAGAAGAAAGCA
Protein-coding sequences here:
- the LOC18612711 gene encoding uncharacterized protein LOC18612711, which gives rise to MRVFKWSPDFEGEKESAMISVWISFSNLKAHLYEKSALLLIAKIVGKPLYVDEATANGSRPSVARVCIEYDCRQPLVEEVWIVIRNRETGAVTGGYSQRVDFSRLSDYCNHCFHVGHKESECLVLGNRSSNKKSSEKNATDSIKQLNGMFGHVDHKTIEERLKGTEGRATVIGEKRKNLGDEVPAKQSQRW